The Desulfovibrio sp. UCD-KL4C genome contains the following window.
TGCGATCTACAACTTTAAATTCATAACCGGGGTAGATAAAAATATTTGTTTCCCCCTTAAATTCACAGATTGCACCTGTCTTTTGAAAAGATCCTTCAAGTGTTCTGGCAGAAGTTGTGCCGACTGCAATTACAGGACGGCCTTCATCTTTAGCTTTTTGAATTGCGCGGGCTGTTGCGTCAGGAATTTCAATGTACTCGCTATGCATTTCATGTTCGCGGATGTCTGTGGTCCTTACAGGGCTGAAGGTCCCGTACCCTACATATAAAGTGACTTCCACTTTTTCTATATTTTTCTCACGCAGTCTGTCTTCAATTTCTTTTGAAAAATGAAGACCTGCTGTCGGAGCGGCAACTGATCCGGCTTTATCGTCACAGGCATATAGTGTTTGGTATCTTGTGGAATCACTTTCATCGGCTGCACGTCTTATATATGGGGGGAGTGGAATTTTCCCGCAAGTTTCAAATATTTCTTTTAAACTTCCTTCCCATTCAATTTCGACTTCTGAAAGCCCGAATTGTCCTTTACCTAAAACAGTAAGCTTCATTGAGCAGTCGAATATTACTTCGCTACCTATTTTTGTGGCTTTTGAGGAGCGTAGCAATCCTTTAACAATAGCTTTATTGCCTTCAGGAGTAATTGTTGGTTCAATTAAAGGAATAGGTGTAAGCAGTAAAAATTCAACTTTGCCGCCAGAAGGTTTCTTGCCGAAAATTCTGGCAGGGATAACTTTTGAATTATTTGCGACAAGTAAAGCTCCTTCAGGTAAAAGATCAGGAACGTCAGTGAATAATTTAAGTTCTGTTTCACCTGTAACTTTATCTAAAACCATCAGTTTGGAACCGTGTCTTTTTTCGGTAGGGCATTGTGCAATGCGTTCTTCCGGTAATTCAAAATCGTAACTTTCTAAATTTAAATTTTTTGGAATTCTCTTCATTTTTTCAGTTTTCATTATTGGTGATAATCTGGTAAGAATCTTTCGAACAAGTAAGATGACTCTTTTTAAGGTGTCATTTTTTGTTTGATTGTACGTTTAAATATGTCGTTCTATTCTCACGTTGATCATGAACTTACGGATTATACTATGAAATGGTTATCAGTTGCGGAAATATCCAAGATTACTATGATTCCTGCTCCCACGGCAAGGCGTTATGCTTCGCTGTTCAAGGAGTACCTTTCCTGTAGAAAAATGGGCAGAGTAACAAAATACCCAGAATCTGCAGTTGAAATTTTTAAGCGTATAGTTTTCCTTTATAATGATGGTCTGGTGACCACTGAGATAGAGGAAATGCTTCGCTCTGAATATCCTCGTACTATTGAGGTCAGTTCAACTGAACGGTCCGTTGCTGCTCAGCCTTCAATGAATGTTCAGGCCGAGCTTAGCGGTGCTTTTTCAGAAATGATGGCGAATATGGCAAAGTCACTTGAAGTTGTTGCCAATCAAAAGTCAATCATTGATGAACAGCGCGAAGATATATACAAACTCAAAAAAGCATTTGTTCTTCTTGCTCGCAGTCAAAAAAAAATCAAGGCTCTTCCTCAGCTTGACATAAGTTTGATTGCCGAGGGATACGACGAAAGAGCTACCGCTCTTGAACAGAAAGATGTCGAACTTGAAGAAGTTACTTCTGAGTTAGCTCAAGAAAACAGCAGCTTGCGAACTAAAGTTGATGTTATGGAAGCCGAGCTGGTCAGGCTTCGTCGTGATCGTAGAGAGATGGAAAATTATTTTCTTGATAAAATAAAACGTCTTAACGGTTAGATTTATTTGAGACAATTTATTTTTGGCTTTCTTGTATGTAGAAAAAGTCTAGAAGATATTTTTGTTATGCTTTATATAAGGCGTAAGTTGGTTGAAGTTTATCTTTTAAGGCATTAATTTAAATGTAATTATTATAACATGACTTTGTTTTAAATACTGAAGGAGTAGCTATGCGCAATGTGTTAAGATTATTAATTATTTCAATATTTGTTATGCAGCTTTTTGCTTGTGTAGGAGTTAGAACAACAAGCTCAGAAGAACCTGCTGTTGCTGCTGTCGGGGCAAGTGAAACTTATGAAGAATTTGTACCTTATACTGAATTTGACGATATCGCCGTTCCTAATGAGCTAAGCCGTGTGCCTGAGAGAACCTTTATTTATGAAAATAAAGAATTCAAGACAGGCATGATAGTAATGAAAGGGCGCGTTGAAAATCAGTCTCTAATCGACTTTTTCGTTAATCAGATGGCAAAAGATAATTGGACAAAAGAAAGCTCTATAATTTCAAGTATGTCTACTTTGGTTTTTCATAAAGATTACAAAAGCTGCATGATCCGTATCACTGACGGTGCATATAACACTGAAGTTGAAATTTATGCGGTTGAACTTAAAGCTGAATCCATGCGCGATAGTGGCGGGGTTCAAGAGCAGAATATAAAATAATGAATGAACATCTAAGTTTTGATTGTTTTTTAGGAAAACGGATTCACCTTGGAATTTGTGGAAGCGTTGCAGCTTATAAGTCTTTGGATCTTTTGCGAATGTATCGCAAGGTCGGGATAGAAGTCAGCGCAACTCTAACTTCAGGTGCACAAGAATTTATCAAGGGCCTCAGTTTTGAGGCCCTTGGTGCTTTTAAAGTCTGGGATTCCATGTTTCCGGCTGGAGATGAAATTTTCGGTCATCTTGAACCTGGGCAGGCTGCGGATGCTATGGTTATAGCCCCTGCGACTGCTTCAACTCTTGCACGCATGTCTAACGGCTTAGCTGATGATATGCTCTCCTGTCAGGCTCTTGCTTTTTCAGGGCCTAAACTTGTTGCTCCTGCTATGAACCCGGCTATGTGGAATGCTCCTGCTACTCGTGATAATTGTGCCTTGCTTGCAAAGCGCGGGGTAGAATTTATCGGTCCTGATTGCGGAGATGTCGCCTGTGGTGATCATGGGAGTGGACGCTTGGCCCCGCTGGAATCTATTTTTACTCATTCGCTTAAAGCTGTTTCACCAGATGATATGAGTGGAAAACATGTGCTGATTACACTTGGGCCTACTCGCGAAAAATGGGATGCTGTAAGATTCTGGTCTAATCCTTCGTCGGGACTTATGGGAGCTTGTATTGCGATGGCAGCTTGGCTCAGAGGAGCTAAGGTCACTGTTGTTTCAGGACCTGTTAAGTGGTGGTTTCCCGAAGATAT
Protein-coding sequences here:
- the queA gene encoding tRNA preQ1(34) S-adenosylmethionine ribosyltransferase-isomerase QueA, yielding MKTEKMKRIPKNLNLESYDFELPEERIAQCPTEKRHGSKLMVLDKVTGETELKLFTDVPDLLPEGALLVANNSKVIPARIFGKKPSGGKVEFLLLTPIPLIEPTITPEGNKAIVKGLLRSSKATKIGSEVIFDCSMKLTVLGKGQFGLSEVEIEWEGSLKEIFETCGKIPLPPYIRRAADESDSTRYQTLYACDDKAGSVAAPTAGLHFSKEIEDRLREKNIEKVEVTLYVGYGTFSPVRTTDIREHEMHSEYIEIPDATARAIQKAKDEGRPVIAVGTTSARTLEGSFQKTGAICEFKGETNIFIYPGYEFKVVDRMITNFHLPESSLVIMISALAGRDNVLNAYQKAIENKFRFFSYGDSMYIK
- the coaBC gene encoding bifunctional phosphopantothenoylcysteine decarboxylase/phosphopantothenate--cysteine ligase CoaBC, with the translated sequence MNEHLSFDCFLGKRIHLGICGSVAAYKSLDLLRMYRKVGIEVSATLTSGAQEFIKGLSFEALGAFKVWDSMFPAGDEIFGHLEPGQAADAMVIAPATASTLARMSNGLADDMLSCQALAFSGPKLVAPAMNPAMWNAPATRDNCALLAKRGVEFIGPDCGDVACGDHGSGRLAPLESIFTHSLKAVSPDDMSGKHVLITLGPTREKWDAVRFWSNPSSGLMGACIAMAAWLRGAKVTVVSGPVKWWFPEDINVIKVDSAQQMFEAATDVWPECTTGCLTAAVADFCPVPHGDSKFKKAGQESLSVSFESNPDILKTIGSMKRHNQELIGFAAETSDIKKAAAGKLKAKNLDLIIANPINKPGAGFESSTNSVYVLDKSGRTEEWPNLPKTEIAWRIWDLLLQN